One genomic region from Streptomyces sp. NBC_00582 encodes:
- a CDS encoding ricin-type beta-trefoil lectin domain protein — translation MTKTPTRSRRLATVLMAGFGAALMLLTAPGPALAQQAPRTQAASQEASVKPAPKGATRDFRGVNWADPRDNYASDAVVPSGLSVTDSYRTVYRTTEKMVRGFKKNLGANTLRLPINPATVGTIWWKSYRATIDAATAHGDKVIVSYWEADTSKDGLVDDTAAWKTMWNTVVREYKHNPRVYFEPMNEPHGYTLDQWVSVTSGWLARHKDVPRGRVVISGTGYNDNVTGVGAARELRGTLLSLHFYGFWNSYTQQSDWTADLEARIGKYAGRTIIDEAGAPMTIGLNYGAWNGNIYTSYLASVAGTARSKGMGLVYWPGLRFGDSYSIESLDSQGNLVDNSATGVALLRWGYGFGKTPPVNDLPPAPPGEVLRGVGSGRCVDVPGFSTANGTQLDLWDCNAGGNQSWNWNADKQLTVYGNKCMTVGGTGATAGDPVVITDCTGTAAQQWNVNADLSVTSVANPALCLDASGAGTGNGTSVDVWYCNGGSNQQWTRS, via the coding sequence ATGACAAAGACCCCGACGAGGTCGAGAAGACTGGCCACGGTGCTGATGGCCGGCTTCGGCGCGGCACTCATGCTGCTGACCGCCCCCGGCCCCGCCCTCGCCCAGCAGGCTCCCCGGACGCAGGCCGCCTCGCAGGAGGCGTCGGTGAAGCCCGCGCCGAAGGGCGCCACCCGTGACTTCCGCGGAGTGAACTGGGCCGACCCGCGCGACAACTACGCCAGTGACGCCGTGGTGCCGAGCGGGCTGTCGGTGACCGACAGCTACCGCACCGTGTACCGCACCACGGAGAAGATGGTGCGCGGCTTCAAGAAGAACCTGGGCGCCAACACGCTGCGGCTGCCGATCAACCCGGCCACCGTGGGCACCATCTGGTGGAAGTCGTACCGGGCGACGATCGACGCGGCCACGGCCCATGGCGACAAGGTCATCGTCAGCTACTGGGAGGCCGACACCAGCAAGGACGGCCTGGTCGACGACACGGCCGCCTGGAAGACGATGTGGAACACCGTGGTGCGGGAGTACAAGCACAACCCGCGGGTCTACTTCGAGCCCATGAACGAGCCGCACGGCTACACCCTGGACCAGTGGGTGTCCGTCACCAGCGGCTGGCTGGCCCGGCACAAGGACGTCCCGCGCGGCCGTGTCGTGATCAGCGGTACCGGCTACAACGACAACGTCACCGGTGTCGGCGCGGCCCGCGAACTGCGCGGAACCCTGCTGTCGCTGCACTTCTACGGGTTCTGGAACAGCTACACCCAGCAGTCCGACTGGACCGCCGACCTCGAAGCCCGGATCGGCAAGTACGCCGGGCGGACCATCATCGACGAGGCCGGCGCCCCGATGACCATCGGCCTGAACTACGGCGCGTGGAACGGCAACATCTACACCTCGTACCTCGCCTCCGTGGCCGGCACCGCCCGCAGCAAGGGGATGGGACTGGTGTACTGGCCGGGCCTGCGTTTCGGCGACTCCTACTCGATCGAGTCGCTGGACTCCCAGGGCAACCTCGTGGACAACAGCGCCACCGGAGTCGCGCTGCTGCGCTGGGGTTACGGCTTCGGCAAGACCCCGCCGGTCAACGACCTGCCGCCCGCGCCTCCCGGTGAGGTCCTGCGCGGAGTGGGCTCGGGCCGCTGCGTCGACGTGCCCGGGTTCAGCACGGCCAACGGCACCCAGCTCGACCTCTGGGACTGCAACGCCGGCGGCAACCAGTCCTGGAACTGGAACGCGGACAAGCAGCTCACCGTCTACGGCAACAAGTGCATGACGGTCGGCGGCACCGGAGCCACCGCGGGAGACCCCGTGGTCATCACCGACTGCACCGGCACGGCGGCCCAGCAGTGGAACGTGAACGCGGACCTCTCCGTGACCAGCGTCGCGAACCCGGCGCTCTGCCTCGACGCGTCCGGTGCGGGCACCGGCAACGGCACGTCGGTCGACGTCTGGTACTGCAACGGCGGCAGCAACCAGCAGTGGACGAGGAGCTGA
- a CDS encoding TetR/AcrR family transcriptional regulator — MGRPLRADAARSVRVILEAAEQVLAEDPGASMEQIAEQAGVARTTVHRRFASRQALIEALAASAKRQLMECVEDARMDTAPPLVALHRVTANVLRIKSVWRFTLGHPLADTPLTAVIWSEINAGALEFFARAQHEGLLAPDADLMWARRVYYALVDEAQHGGGADRDPDQVRQNADALATLVVDTFLRGVGPHG, encoded by the coding sequence CGACCCCTGCGGGCCGATGCCGCGCGCAGTGTGCGCGTGATCCTGGAGGCGGCCGAGCAGGTCCTTGCCGAAGACCCCGGTGCCTCCATGGAGCAGATCGCCGAGCAGGCAGGAGTGGCCAGAACGACCGTGCACCGGCGGTTCGCCAGCCGCCAGGCCCTCATCGAGGCACTCGCCGCCTCGGCGAAGCGGCAGCTCATGGAGTGCGTGGAAGACGCCCGCATGGACACCGCACCCCCGCTGGTGGCACTGCACCGTGTCACGGCGAACGTCCTGCGGATCAAGAGCGTCTGGCGGTTCACCCTCGGCCACCCCCTCGCCGACACCCCCCTCACCGCGGTGATCTGGTCCGAGATCAACGCAGGCGCCCTCGAGTTCTTCGCCCGGGCCCAGCACGAAGGGCTCCTCGCCCCGGACGCGGACCTGATGTGGGCGCGGCGGGTCTACTACGCCCTCGTCGACGAGGCCCAGCACGGAGGCGGCGCGGACCGCGACCCGGACCAGGTCCGCCAGAACGCGGACGCACTGGCCACGCTCGTCGTCGACACGTTTCTGCGCGGCGTGGGACCCCACGGCTGA